A single window of Haliotis asinina isolate JCU_RB_2024 chromosome 5, JCU_Hal_asi_v2, whole genome shotgun sequence DNA harbors:
- the LOC137285237 gene encoding cadherin-related family member 1-like, which translates to METVLLGLLVTVLCFIPLRQAAIPVWGSILPVIIFSEDTPIGTQLLSLTADGSDITILTASEDTATLVNVSKTVSSDNVTYYANATLASELDRDFEPDRRRIFFSANSPGFEAVTISTLLRITDVNDNPPSFVNKPYRCEPLENVDVGEVIFSGVNAPDPDQNPTVDFTLVPDGVTDGIFGINKTGQFTADIFLLQSLDYEKRNAYTVTIAASDQDGLNDTTTLEVLVQDVQDTPPFFLFDVYRGAVVENAPANTSVIQVQAEDGDRGVPNSIEYAIIQGNTELFSIDGTSGVITTKQPLDREAPDVIDVNGVFDLLVQATELNETWPQYGNITKTVDVYATVEDVNDNAPTFNTSTPYTAFVRSDIPDNSLIYFEGDGYMQVYDNDQTGKSATFVLSIEQGGQPLTIFEPSPRQVFSEANVLIRVIDASALRALGQTHVTFEVIAREVNTAENFFGKASVVLTIETAEEPSTTPAPLEENVLTTSDIVVFVVGFLVLLNVLTSITICFLIRARSRKEGLNRTGSKYYIKKRPTNDFTNHGLHNPNTTEMVEVDPEISVCPRLGNGEFAE; encoded by the exons ATGGAGACAGTGCTGCTCGGGTTACTGGTCACGGTTCTCTGTTTTATACCATTAA GACAGGCAGCGATTCCTGTGTGGGGAAGTATACTGCCTGTAATCATTTTCAGTGAAGACACGCCGATTG GTACCCAGCTACTGAGTCTGACAGCCGACGGTAGTGATATCACAATACTGACCGCTAGCGAGGACACTGCGACGTTGGTCAACGTTTCGAAAACTGTCTCAAGTGACAACGTCACTTACTACGCTAACGCCACCCTCGCATCAGAACTTGACAGAGATTTC GAGCCAGATAGACGAAGGATATTCTTCAGCGCAAACAGCCCCGGCTTTGAAGCG GTAACAATATCTACTCTGTTACGCATCACTGATGTCAACGACAACCCGCCAAGCTTTGTCAACAAGCCGTACAGGTGTGAGCCACTTGAG AACGTGGATGTTGGCGAGGTGATCTTCTCGGGTGTGAACGCGCCCGACCCCGACCAGAACCCTACAGTAGACTTCACACTG GTCCCGGATGGTGTCACTGATGGCATATTTGGTATCAACAAAACCGGCCAGTTCACTGCCGACATCTTTCTACTGCAAAGTCTAGACTATGAGAAGAGGAACGCCTACACCGTTACCATAGCTGCCTCA GACCAGGACGGGCTGAACGATACCACCACACTAGAGGTCCTTGTACAGGACGTACAGGACACGCCACCATTCTTCCTGTTTGACGTCTACAGGGGAGCCGTGGTGGAGAACGCTCCCGCA AACACATCCGTGATTCAGGTTCAGGCTGAAGATGGCGACAGGGGTGTCCCTAACTCCATAGAATACGCCATCATACAAG GCAACACTGAACTTTTCTCCATTGATGGGACTAGTGGCGTCATTACAACCAAACAGCCTCTTGACAGGGAAGCACCCGACGTCATAGACGTCAACGGCGTGTTTGACCTTCTGGTGCAG GCCACTGAACTGAACGAAACGTGGCCCCAATACGGCAACATCACGAAGACTGTCGACGTCTACGCCACCGTCGAAGACGTAAACGACAACGCCCCCACCTTCAATACGTCCACCCCCTACACGGCTTTCGTCAGGAGCGACATCCCTGACAACTCGCTCATCTACTTTGAAGGCGACGGGTACATGCAAGTGTATGACAATGACCAG ACAGGGAAAAGTGCAACATTTGTACTGAGTATAGAACAAGGGGGACAGCCCTTGACTATATTCGAACCGAGCCCGAGACAAGTGTTCTCCGAAGCTAATGTTCTAATCAGAGTGATCGACGCATCGGCGCTCCGAGCCTTGGGCCAGACGCACGTCACGTTTGAA GTCATCGCTCGTGAAGTCAACACCGCGGAGAACTTTTTCGGCAAGGCCAGCGTCGTATTGACGATAGAGACAGCGGAGGAGCCGTCCACGACACCGGCCCCCCTGGAGGAGAACGTCCTCACAACGTCGGACATTGTGGTCTTCGTCGTTGGTTTCCTAGTCCTTCTCAACGTCCTCACCTCCATCACCATATGCTTCCTCATACGGGCCCGGAGTCGGAAGGAGGGACTCAACAGGACCGGCTCCAAGTACTACATCAAGAAACGCCCAACCAACGACTTCACCAACCACGGACTCCACAACCCCAACACCACCGAAATGGTGGAGGTGGACCCTGAGATCTCGGTCTGCCCCAGGCTGGGGAATGGGGAATTTGCTGAGTAA